In Sphingopyxis sp. CCNWLW2, a single window of DNA contains:
- a CDS encoding 2'-5' RNA ligase family protein — MGAADQLHFNNLRAAHYPPDRNHLAAHITLFHQLPPSCLDELDRLIRRIAADTPPPAASLREIYSLGGGVAFRIDSPDLLTIRERIAEHFTGMLTLQDQGTPRLHITVQNKVEPAEARALLAELAAGFRPRALTIAGLAAHHYLGGPWQPAFARNFRGVRA; from the coding sequence ATGGGTGCGGCGGACCAGCTTCACTTCAACAATCTGCGCGCGGCGCATTATCCGCCCGACCGCAACCATCTCGCGGCGCATATCACGCTGTTTCATCAGCTGCCGCCGTCGTGCCTCGATGAACTCGACCGGCTGATTCGCCGCATCGCCGCCGACACGCCGCCTCCCGCTGCCAGCTTGCGCGAGATCTATTCGCTCGGCGGCGGCGTCGCCTTTCGCATCGACAGTCCCGACCTGCTGACGATTCGCGAGCGTATCGCCGAGCATTTCACCGGCATGCTGACGCTGCAGGACCAGGGAACGCCGCGGCTCCACATCACCGTCCAGAACAAGGTGGAGCCCGCCGAGGCGCGCGCGCTCCTCGCCGAACTCGCCGCCGGTTTCCGGCCGCGTGCGCTGACGATCGCGGGGCTCGCGGCGCATCACTATCTTGGCGGGCCGTGGCAGCCGGCCTTCGCGCGAAATTTTCGCGGCGTGCGTGCATGA